In Treponema primitia ZAS-2, a genomic segment contains:
- a CDS encoding PHP domain-containing protein codes for MKTFRIDPHVHASETSACSWISGSDMAAQYKALGYDGIAITDHLHEGYISSLPCRDNWDACVDKYLSGYRAAKAMGEKVGLALIFGVEIRFTESDNDYLLYGMDEQFLRAHPYPYRNGLEDFYNNYHDKLLIIQAHPYRGGGDNIRPRFLHGVEAVNDSPRHDSHNQQAFALAEEHSHLIRTCGSDAHRPGELGRAAMVFDFPVHDSLAYKEALEKGAYHMECPNFRDLIEKYT; via the coding sequence ATGAAGACTTTCCGCATTGATCCCCATGTTCACGCCAGTGAAACCAGCGCATGCAGCTGGATAAGCGGTTCCGACATGGCCGCCCAGTACAAAGCCCTGGGCTATGATGGTATAGCCATAACCGATCATCTTCATGAAGGGTACATTTCCTCTCTCCCCTGCCGGGATAACTGGGACGCCTGTGTGGATAAATATCTTTCGGGTTACAGAGCGGCAAAGGCCATGGGTGAAAAGGTGGGGCTGGCCCTTATCTTCGGTGTGGAGATACGTTTTACTGAAAGCGATAACGACTATCTTCTCTACGGCATGGATGAACAATTTCTCAGGGCCCATCCCTATCCATACCGGAACGGCCTTGAGGATTTTTATAACAATTACCATGATAAGCTGCTTATCATCCAGGCCCATCCGTACCGTGGGGGCGGTGACAATATACGGCCCCGGTTTCTCCACGGGGTGGAGGCTGTCAACGACAGTCCCAGGCATGATAGCCACAACCAGCAGGCCTTTGCCCTTGCGGAGGAGCATTCCCATCTGATACGGACCTGCGGTTCCGATGCCCATAGGCCTGGTGAACTGGGCCGTGCGGCCATGGTATTTGACTTTCCGGTCCACGATTCCCTTGCATACAAAGAAGCGCTTGAAAAAGGAGCGTACCATATGGAGTGCCCCAATTTCAGGGATCTAATCGAAAAGTATACATAA
- a CDS encoding ABC transporter ATP-binding protein: MFENTEAIRQFSKKSSGVTLKNITKLFPTPEKKGETIAVNHIDLDIADGELVTLLGPSGCGKTTTLRMISGFEYPSEGQILIGGKDVAKVPPNKRGISMVFQSYALFPHMSIWENVAYGLKVQRLSKNEVLARTNKVIELMQLTGMERRFPNQLSGGQQQRVALARAIVIEPSVLLFDEPLSNLDAKLREHMRDELRSLQKRLGITSLYVTHDQGEAMAISDRVVIMKDGDLMQIGTPKDIYEYPSCKFVANFIGKANFISGIYEAKEDEAALVRIGDRSFKIPNPGKAPVRPGEKCCLTFRPESVKLSVHEEGIPGTIRRVTFLGSNMEYELELADTVLVIEIYNPQLHKTYAEGEKVNAVLDMECVRVLPDSPLDAE; this comes from the coding sequence ATGTTTGAAAATACCGAGGCCATACGCCAATTCAGCAAAAAGAGCAGCGGCGTAACCCTGAAGAATATTACCAAGTTATTCCCCACCCCGGAAAAAAAGGGGGAAACCATCGCGGTGAACCACATCGACTTGGATATTGCCGATGGGGAGCTTGTAACCCTGCTGGGGCCTTCGGGCTGCGGTAAAACCACTACCCTGCGGATGATCTCCGGTTTTGAATATCCCTCGGAAGGGCAGATCCTTATCGGCGGTAAGGACGTAGCAAAGGTGCCCCCCAACAAGCGGGGGATTTCTATGGTATTCCAGAGCTACGCCCTGTTCCCACACATGAGCATTTGGGAAAATGTCGCCTACGGACTGAAAGTACAGCGTCTTTCCAAGAATGAGGTTCTCGCCCGTACCAATAAAGTTATTGAATTGATGCAGCTAACCGGGATGGAACGGCGTTTCCCGAACCAGCTTTCCGGGGGGCAGCAGCAGCGGGTAGCCCTGGCCCGGGCCATCGTCATTGAGCCCAGTGTGCTTCTTTTTGACGAACCCCTTTCAAACCTTGACGCAAAACTGCGTGAACACATGCGAGACGAACTCCGGTCCCTACAAAAACGCCTTGGAATTACCAGCCTTTACGTCACCCACGATCAGGGAGAGGCAATGGCTATCTCTGACCGGGTGGTGATCATGAAAGACGGAGATCTCATGCAGATTGGTACGCCCAAGGACATCTATGAGTATCCCTCCTGTAAATTCGTGGCTAATTTTATTGGCAAGGCAAACTTTATCTCCGGCATCTACGAAGCTAAGGAAGATGAAGCGGCCCTGGTTCGCATCGGAGACAGGAGTTTCAAAATACCGAACCCCGGCAAAGCGCCGGTTCGGCCCGGGGAAAAGTGCTGCCTTACATTCCGGCCTGAATCGGTCAAACTGTCCGTGCACGAGGAGGGGATTCCCGGAACCATCAGGCGGGTAACCTTCCTGGGTTCAAACATGGAATATGAGCTGGAACTTGCGGATACCGTGCTGGTGATAGAAATTTACAATCCCCAGCTGCATAAAACTTACGCCGAGGGTGAAAAAGTAAACGCCGTACTTGATATGGAATGTGTACGTGTGCTGCCCGACTCTCCCCTGGATGCGGAATAA
- a CDS encoding ABC transporter permease — translation MLAGAAGEKIPEKKLNYLSGRNDMTMLIRQPLLLITIFIIGLMLVTFVLLPIFNVFKMGATDGNNRFTLGNLTSILSTPSLRRTFYNSMTLGLIVAVIATVIGYLFAFAITRTEMKGKKFFKAIATLPIVSPPFILSLSIIFLFGRQGLITRGLLGIRNADVYGMHSLIVVQTLSFFPVAYLTLSGILESIDDSVEDAAYSLGATRGHIFRTVTLPLSLPGIISAMLLVFIQSMEDFSNPAVIAGSFSTLSVEAYRIITGMYDLHKGSMMAIVLLLPTVAAYLLQKYWMRKKSFVTITGKPTQKRRKLHEKHIVYPLFAACILVSAFIILLYGTALTGAFVKTWGVNYQLTLSHFEFVLSMGLDSLWNSVKLAVYAAPIGGILGMIIAYLTVRVRFPGRRAMEVVSLLTFAVPGTVLGIGYITSFNQRPLLFTGTAFILAAAFVFRNLPVAIESGTTTLLQIDKSIEEASSISGASSAYSFRRITLPLLRNAFFSGLVYAFVRAMTAVSAIIFLVSPRWPLATSKIFSLFEASRYSDAAAYVTLMIVIILAAIGIINILVHILLSPRAKAPREEEIKKALVSFEVQKEGAGHV, via the coding sequence ATGCTAGCAGGAGCCGCCGGGGAAAAAATCCCGGAGAAGAAGCTTAACTACCTGTCCGGTCGTAATGATATGACAATGCTTATCCGCCAGCCCCTGCTTCTGATTACTATTTTTATTATCGGCCTTATGCTTGTGACCTTTGTCCTCCTGCCCATTTTTAATGTGTTCAAAATGGGCGCCACCGATGGGAACAACCGTTTTACCCTGGGTAATCTTACCAGTATTCTCTCCACACCATCCTTACGCAGAACATTCTACAACAGTATGACCCTGGGGCTTATCGTCGCGGTAATCGCAACAGTGATAGGGTATTTGTTTGCTTTTGCCATAACCCGCACAGAAATGAAAGGTAAAAAATTTTTTAAGGCCATTGCCACTCTGCCCATTGTTTCGCCCCCCTTTATCCTTTCACTGTCCATCATCTTCCTGTTCGGCCGTCAGGGCCTCATCACCAGGGGCCTTTTGGGGATCAGAAATGCTGATGTATACGGGATGCACAGCCTTATTGTGGTGCAAACCCTCTCGTTCTTTCCAGTAGCCTACCTGACCCTAAGCGGCATTTTGGAATCTATCGACGATTCTGTGGAGGATGCGGCTTACAGCTTGGGCGCCACCCGGGGGCATATCTTCAGGACCGTTACCCTCCCCCTTTCTTTGCCGGGCATAATCAGTGCCATGCTGCTGGTTTTCATCCAGTCCATGGAGGATTTCTCAAACCCTGCGGTCATTGCAGGTTCCTTTTCCACTCTATCCGTAGAAGCCTACCGGATTATCACCGGTATGTACGATCTCCACAAGGGTTCCATGATGGCAATTGTACTGCTCTTGCCGACCGTGGCGGCGTACCTCCTGCAAAAATACTGGATGCGTAAAAAAAGTTTTGTTACCATCACGGGGAAGCCCACCCAGAAACGTCGCAAGCTCCATGAAAAACACATCGTATACCCCCTGTTTGCCGCCTGTATCCTGGTTTCAGCCTTTATCATACTCTTGTACGGGACCGCCCTGACCGGGGCTTTTGTGAAAACCTGGGGAGTTAATTATCAGCTCACCCTGTCACATTTTGAATTTGTGCTGTCCATGGGGCTGGACTCCCTGTGGAATTCGGTCAAGCTGGCCGTCTATGCCGCACCCATTGGGGGCATACTAGGCATGATTATTGCGTATCTCACCGTGCGGGTCCGGTTTCCCGGCAGGAGGGCCATGGAAGTAGTTTCCCTGCTGACCTTCGCCGTGCCCGGCACGGTGCTGGGTATAGGCTATATTACTTCCTTTAACCAAAGGCCTCTGCTCTTCACAGGCACAGCGTTTATACTCGCCGCAGCTTTTGTGTTCCGCAACCTTCCTGTGGCTATAGAGTCGGGTACCACAACCCTGCTACAGATAGACAAATCCATTGAAGAGGCTTCTTCCATTTCAGGTGCAAGCAGTGCCTATTCCTTCCGCCGTATCACCCTGCCCCTGCTGCGCAATGCCTTCTTTTCCGGTCTTGTGTACGCCTTTGTGCGGGCAATGACCGCGGTAAGCGCCATCATATTTCTGGTGTCCCCCCGATGGCCCCTGGCCACATCAAAAATATTTTCCCTCTTTGAAGCCTCACGGTATTCCGATGCCGCAGCCTATGTTACCCTTATGATTGTTATCATCCTGGCTGCCATAGGCATCATCAATATTTTAGTACATATTCTGCTTTCCCCCAGGGCAAAGGCCCCCCGGGAGGAGGAAATCAAAAAAGCGCTAGTATCATTTGAAGTACAAAAGGAAGGAGCCGGCCATGTTTGA
- a CDS encoding endonuclease/exonuclease/phosphatase family protein yields MIQYKQESIGIAAAAVGKLSHPEAIKTYLPEMLELEGDNSFSKTGKTPFRAAIFNMEAGRRLKEIKAYFTYLPQLKDADVLFANELDYGMARTGNLHVTKELAECLGMNYVYGVEFLTLKAGQSGNGLGLHGNAIFSRFPLKNFGALRLPIAYDWFYKPGDSRLGMRMAVFAEADMGALGTVGLVSVHLENRTDPRGRLHQMEALLNAVEGHFAPGTPVLIGGDMNTNTIDGNDDSQMRSLADHPDEQWRRLGQIPALEPLLDHAASRGFSYHDCNSMTKPTRRKPMDDGQTVLLNLDWFFQRGLVCSAPSRVESIFHSNGLKNPSEEALSYQGQELSDHDIVLVSCAGNSVASCGGKRS; encoded by the coding sequence ATGATTCAGTACAAACAGGAAAGTATAGGGATAGCCGCCGCCGCAGTGGGGAAACTGTCCCACCCTGAGGCTATAAAGACCTATTTGCCTGAAATGCTGGAGCTTGAGGGGGATAATAGCTTTTCCAAGACCGGAAAAACACCCTTCAGGGCGGCGATTTTCAATATGGAAGCAGGCAGGCGGCTTAAGGAGATAAAAGCCTATTTTACCTATCTCCCCCAGCTTAAGGATGCGGATGTGCTCTTTGCCAATGAGCTTGACTACGGGATGGCCCGGACAGGGAATCTTCATGTTACAAAAGAACTGGCAGAATGCCTTGGCATGAATTATGTTTACGGGGTGGAGTTTCTTACCCTTAAAGCAGGGCAAAGCGGGAACGGCCTTGGGCTGCATGGAAACGCCATTTTTTCCCGCTTCCCCCTAAAGAATTTCGGCGCCCTACGGCTCCCCATAGCCTACGACTGGTTTTACAAGCCCGGGGACAGCCGCCTGGGTATGCGCATGGCGGTATTTGCAGAGGCAGACATGGGCGCCCTGGGAACAGTGGGCCTGGTGAGTGTGCACCTGGAAAACCGCACTGACCCCCGGGGAAGGCTGCATCAGATGGAAGCCCTTCTTAACGCGGTGGAAGGACATTTTGCCCCCGGGACTCCGGTGCTCATAGGCGGGGACATGAACACCAATACGATTGACGGCAATGATGACAGCCAGATGCGCAGCCTGGCGGATCACCCTGATGAACAGTGGCGGCGGCTGGGACAGATTCCCGCCCTGGAACCCCTGCTGGACCATGCGGCCTCCCGTGGCTTTTCCTACCATGACTGCAATAGCATGACCAAGCCCACCAGGCGCAAGCCCATGGATGACGGGCAGACGGTGCTGCTCAACCTGGATTGGTTTTTCCAGCGAGGCCTTGTCTGTTCTGCACCAAGCAGGGTGGAAAGTATCTTTCATAGCAATGGCCTTAAAAACCCGTCGGAAGAAGCCCTCTCCTATCAGGGGCAGGAATTGTCGGATCACGATATTGTTTTGGTAAGCTGCGCGGGTAACTCCGTTGCAAGTTGCGGAGGGAAGCGGTCATGA
- a CDS encoding HAD family hydrolase, translated as MIRAVIFDVGGVLHTSEDDPVQEKNFALSVLQTLSENGISLNISPEDLIAAVDKRAKEYKKHSEQDLKELPPARVWSEFFLKDFSLTEKQLAPCAERLCFLYDGERKQLVPRPGMKEALGELKAMGMKLGIISNILSPDFVHDRLKRYGLADYMDSVVTSMETGIRKPDKHIFEIATEKLSLVPSECAYVGDRISRDVIGSHNAGMAMVILIRYPASEKKDARFVSPENEPDYRVDGFPEIPALIHNANRRAQHA; from the coding sequence ATGATCCGGGCGGTAATTTTTGACGTCGGCGGCGTACTCCACACTAGCGAAGACGACCCTGTTCAGGAAAAAAACTTTGCCCTTTCGGTCTTACAAACCCTGTCTGAAAACGGGATTAGCCTGAATATAAGCCCCGAGGATCTTATTGCCGCGGTGGACAAGCGGGCCAAGGAATACAAAAAACACAGCGAGCAAGACCTTAAAGAACTTCCCCCGGCAAGGGTCTGGTCAGAATTCTTCCTCAAAGACTTTTCCCTCACAGAAAAGCAACTGGCCCCCTGCGCGGAACGCCTCTGTTTTCTGTATGACGGGGAACGCAAGCAGCTTGTCCCGAGACCAGGTATGAAGGAAGCCCTTGGTGAGCTTAAAGCCATGGGCATGAAGCTTGGCATCATCAGTAATATTCTTTCCCCCGACTTTGTCCATGACCGGCTTAAACGGTACGGCCTGGCGGATTATATGGACTCTGTGGTTACCTCCATGGAAACGGGGATACGGAAACCGGACAAGCACATATTCGAAATTGCAACAGAAAAACTCAGCCTGGTTCCGTCCGAATGCGCCTATGTGGGGGATCGTATCTCCAGGGATGTGATTGGTTCCCATAATGCAGGCATGGCCATGGTCATATTGATTAGATATCCTGCGTCGGAAAAAAAGGACGCCCGGTTTGTTTCCCCTGAAAATGAACCGGATTACCGGGTTGACGGGTTTCCGGAAATTCCGGCCCTGATACACAATGCAAATCGGAGGGCACAGCATGCTTAA
- a CDS encoding ABC transporter substrate-binding protein produces the protein MKHRLPLFLFVSILLAACTPKSGQSAGTAAPAYNQLTVYSALPDQEIPTYFNAFEKDTGIHVNYVRLSAGEMMARISAEKNNPQASLMHGGSSDTYVAANKEGLLSPYQSSELANIPAQYHDADGVWNPIYVGAIAFVCNTDWFKENNLKMPTSWADLVKPEFKGQVSMAHPATSGTSYTVLATLIQLFGETESWNYLKKLDANVRQYTKAGAAPPQEAALGEAAIAITFSHDGLKPKMEGYPVELVFPTEGTGYEVGGVALIKNGFEKEQENAKRFIDWFMSVRGQELFIDAASNRLPVNTKAKYTPGLVSLDDLPIINYDAVWAGQNKAAFVAKFNDLIENTSNLKE, from the coding sequence ATGAAACATCGACTTCCATTATTTCTGTTTGTGTCTATCCTTTTGGCGGCTTGCACCCCCAAATCAGGGCAATCAGCCGGAACAGCCGCGCCGGCTTACAACCAGCTCACGGTCTATTCGGCCCTGCCGGATCAGGAAATCCCCACCTATTTTAATGCCTTTGAAAAGGATACAGGCATCCATGTGAACTATGTCCGGCTCTCCGCCGGGGAGATGATGGCCCGTATCTCTGCGGAAAAAAACAATCCCCAGGCCTCGCTCATGCACGGCGGTTCCAGCGATACCTATGTGGCGGCAAATAAAGAGGGGCTTCTGTCCCCCTATCAGTCCTCAGAACTTGCAAACATCCCCGCCCAGTACCATGACGCGGATGGCGTGTGGAACCCCATCTATGTAGGGGCCATCGCTTTTGTCTGTAATACCGATTGGTTTAAGGAAAACAACCTGAAGATGCCCACATCCTGGGCGGATCTCGTTAAGCCGGAATTCAAGGGACAGGTATCCATGGCCCACCCTGCCACATCCGGCACTTCTTACACCGTGCTTGCAACCCTTATCCAGCTCTTTGGGGAAACCGAATCCTGGAACTATCTGAAAAAGTTAGACGCCAATGTACGCCAGTACACCAAGGCCGGAGCCGCCCCGCCCCAGGAAGCGGCCCTTGGGGAAGCGGCCATTGCCATCACCTTCTCCCATGACGGCCTCAAGCCCAAAATGGAAGGGTATCCTGTGGAACTGGTGTTCCCCACCGAGGGTACGGGTTACGAAGTGGGAGGCGTGGCGCTTATCAAAAACGGCTTTGAAAAAGAACAGGAAAACGCAAAACGTTTTATCGACTGGTTTATGAGTGTCCGGGGGCAGGAACTGTTCATTGATGCCGCCAGTAACCGTCTGCCGGTCAATACTAAAGCCAAGTATACCCCGGGGCTGGTCAGCCTGGATGACCTGCCAATCATTAATTATGATGCTGTATGGGCGGGGCAGAACAAAGCAGCTTTTGTAGCGAAATTTAATGATTTAATCGAAAATACTTCAAATCTCAAGGAGTAA
- a CDS encoding HAD family hydrolase has translation MLKAVIFDMGGTLEDVFHKPEYNETCGRKLLDYLGMQGMQIDLEPAKFMEHIEAQNKAYRKWGVDQGIELSPYELWSQWLLKGFDCNRDRLKAAANDLADIWERVYYHRSLRPESKPMLDELAEMKISMGIISNTSSYTQVFEILHEYGIRGYFDTIVLSSIAGFRKPNPALFLTASGALGVRPDECLYVGDTISRDVRGSRLAGYLGCIRINSELTKGSDAGFGTEDEEAEYPVASLMEIPGIVKKLTEEGASKC, from the coding sequence ATGCTTAAGGCGGTCATTTTTGATATGGGCGGAACCCTGGAGGATGTGTTTCATAAACCGGAATATAACGAAACCTGCGGCAGAAAACTCCTTGATTATCTGGGGATGCAGGGTATGCAAATTGATCTTGAGCCGGCCAAATTTATGGAGCACATTGAGGCCCAAAATAAGGCGTACCGCAAATGGGGTGTGGACCAGGGTATTGAGCTCAGCCCCTACGAACTTTGGTCCCAGTGGCTGCTCAAAGGCTTTGACTGTAACCGGGATCGCCTCAAGGCTGCTGCAAACGATCTTGCGGATATCTGGGAACGGGTCTACTATCACCGTTCCCTGCGCCCGGAATCAAAGCCCATGCTTGATGAACTTGCGGAGATGAAGATATCCATGGGGATCATTTCAAACACCTCTTCCTATACCCAGGTGTTTGAAATACTCCACGAATACGGGATACGCGGCTATTTTGACACCATCGTTCTTTCTTCCATTGCGGGGTTTAGAAAACCTAACCCGGCGCTTTTCCTCACTGCTTCAGGCGCCCTGGGAGTCAGGCCCGACGAATGCCTCTATGTGGGGGATACCATTTCCCGGGATGTGCGGGGTTCCCGGCTTGCGGGGTATCTCGGCTGCATACGGATCAATTCGGAATTGACCAAGGGTTCCGATGCAGGGTTCGGGACCGAAGACGAGGAAGCGGAGTATCCGGTAGCCAGCCTTATGGAAATACCAGGGATAGTAAAGAAATTAACAGAAGAAGGGGCTTCAAAATGTTAA
- a CDS encoding ATP-binding protein — MLLAFLSNLNAEPRGAGPLYIDLKTYPLYVKSGFSPADLLRGPDVSSGAWQVVEVSAGPVMIRDFGLPDLPRRVFLSPFGVKEREFTVLVPFKPEDKILSALDSDTTSAPGLFLASIGDNWEVYLNGHLVKSEMHLNSEGSIVLHRSMRWVFFPLDKTHFVPGENILGFRLVGDPTYKSLGFSYASPYYIDEYTRIADQYSESLTMALIGVYFFMGIYHLFMFLIHKKEYYNLSYGLFSVVLGVYFSMRTHFIYRIIANTAIIWRVEYFCVFLALPIAAFFLESLCLKKNFIITRIYGAISVLLAVVQLLFSQAFRDDILTIWQVVIIPAGILLVSFYFGYSFVIAYREIKGQYTAPGGVSFPRTVAKVFIDTSIGSLIIGGVIGIGSTVLDLIDSTFLHYGLTLTRYGFFVFTTGAALIMARRFASLYNQLNLTNRDLEQTTRTLEKQIKALTEAERATQAKSVFLANTSHEIRTPMNAILGMAELILRKDIPQDVYEEARSIKQAGSNLLSIINDILDFSKIESGKLDIVEVDYQLGSVINDAISIIRIRLSEKPILFTVDIDSRLPDRLAGDEVRVRQVLMNLLSNSVKYTQAGHIILAVTGELWEDQIILAISVTDTGIGIKQEDMGKLFGEFQQFDTHRNQGIEGTGLGLAISRNLCRLMGGDIVVDSVYGKGSVFTATIPQKVREKEPLAAVENPETKAVLLYESRKEYADSIVYSIQNLSMPVTAAVDMEHFSQELRASSLPGEKRYSFAFVCAEAVEAALSIIQELSLPTKLVLLGALQEISSFKNIPIISMPAYALPIANVVNEKTDTPYHTETIVRFTAPDARLLIVDDIVTNLNVAKGLLSVYQIDITTVTSGREAVDLIKNNRYDMILMDHMMPEMDGIEATAAIRAWEAEQKESVEFDPQDQTPKEQAKPVPIIVLTANAVTGMREMFLSKGFNDYLSKPIEISKLDGMMAKWIPLEKQIKPKPGTDSERTMETTGIKIDGVDTARGLAMTGGTEAGYRKVLASFRKDALERLPGLERVPNEQELSLFTTNVHALKSAAATIGAAGVSEEAAELEAAGKAGDLTRIEEGLPPFYWNLKDLAEQIVSVLDDKVDAETDSDSDISQYLPLFTKLKEALEQEHPGLIRSILTELEQKPFNDKTKKHIDGISNSVLMTEFEEALVTINKLINDLS, encoded by the coding sequence ATGCTTTTGGCATTCTTATCAAATTTAAACGCCGAGCCCCGGGGAGCGGGCCCCCTGTATATAGACTTAAAAACCTACCCCCTCTATGTAAAATCCGGTTTTTCCCCCGCCGACCTTTTGAGGGGGCCCGATGTTTCTTCCGGTGCCTGGCAGGTGGTGGAAGTTTCCGCCGGCCCGGTGATGATACGGGATTTCGGGCTTCCGGATCTTCCCCGCCGTGTTTTCCTTTCCCCCTTTGGAGTTAAGGAAAGAGAATTTACTGTTCTTGTTCCCTTTAAGCCGGAAGACAAAATCCTCTCTGCTCTTGATTCGGATACTACTTCTGCGCCGGGTTTGTTTTTGGCCAGTATAGGTGACAACTGGGAAGTTTACCTTAACGGTCATCTGGTAAAGTCGGAAATGCACCTGAACTCTGAGGGTAGTATTGTTTTGCACCGTAGCATGCGCTGGGTTTTCTTCCCCCTGGATAAAACCCATTTTGTCCCGGGGGAAAATATTCTGGGCTTCAGGCTCGTCGGGGATCCGACCTATAAATCCTTGGGGTTTTCCTATGCTTCCCCGTACTATATTGATGAGTATACCCGCATCGCCGATCAGTATAGCGAATCTCTGACCATGGCCCTGATTGGGGTGTATTTTTTCATGGGGATCTATCATTTATTTATGTTTCTTATCCACAAAAAAGAATACTATAACCTGTCCTATGGCCTTTTTTCAGTGGTACTGGGTGTTTATTTCTCCATGCGTACCCATTTTATTTACCGCATTATTGCTAATACGGCTATTATATGGCGGGTAGAATATTTCTGTGTGTTCCTGGCGCTGCCCATTGCGGCTTTTTTCCTGGAAAGCCTTTGTCTGAAGAAAAACTTTATCATCACCCGGATTTACGGCGCCATTTCTGTACTGCTTGCAGTGGTTCAATTGCTGTTTTCCCAAGCCTTTAGGGACGATATTCTAACAATATGGCAAGTAGTAATCATACCGGCTGGTATACTTCTCGTGAGTTTCTATTTTGGGTACTCCTTTGTAATTGCATACCGGGAGATAAAAGGGCAGTATACCGCTCCGGGGGGGGTCTCCTTTCCCAGGACGGTGGCTAAAGTTTTTATTGACACCTCTATTGGCAGTTTGATAATCGGGGGGGTAATCGGTATCGGCTCCACTGTTCTTGATTTAATCGACTCTACCTTTCTGCATTACGGGCTTACCCTGACCCGTTACGGCTTTTTTGTGTTTACCACCGGGGCGGCCTTGATCATGGCCCGCCGGTTCGCCTCCTTGTACAACCAGCTAAACCTTACCAATAGGGATCTGGAGCAGACAACCCGGACCCTGGAAAAGCAGATAAAAGCTTTGACAGAAGCGGAACGGGCAACCCAGGCAAAAAGCGTCTTCCTGGCCAATACCAGCCATGAGATCCGTACCCCCATGAACGCTATCCTAGGAATGGCGGAACTGATACTGCGGAAGGATATTCCCCAGGATGTATACGAAGAAGCCAGGAGTATCAAACAGGCGGGATCAAACCTACTTTCCATCATCAACGATATTCTGGACTTTTCAAAAATAGAATCGGGCAAGCTGGATATTGTAGAAGTTGATTACCAGCTGGGTTCGGTGATTAACGATGCTATCAGCATCATCCGTATCCGGCTGAGCGAAAAACCAATACTGTTCACTGTGGATATTGACAGCAGGCTGCCGGACCGCCTGGCAGGGGATGAAGTACGGGTGCGGCAGGTATTGATGAACCTCCTCTCCAATTCGGTCAAGTATACCCAGGCAGGCCACATTATCCTTGCAGTCACCGGTGAGCTGTGGGAAGATCAGATTATTCTGGCCATTTCGGTTACCGACACCGGCATCGGTATTAAACAGGAAGATATGGGGAAATTGTTCGGGGAGTTCCAGCAGTTTGATACCCACCGGAACCAGGGCATTGAGGGAACCGGCCTGGGGCTTGCCATAAGCCGTAACCTCTGCCGCCTTATGGGCGGAGATATTGTGGTGGACAGCGTATACGGAAAGGGCAGCGTCTTTACCGCAACCATACCTCAGAAGGTGCGGGAAAAGGAGCCCCTGGCGGCGGTTGAAAACCCTGAAACAAAAGCGGTACTGCTCTATGAAAGCCGGAAAGAATACGCCGATTCGATTGTCTATTCGATACAGAACCTGAGCATGCCGGTAACCGCCGCCGTGGATATGGAACACTTTAGCCAGGAGCTGAGGGCCAGTTCACTCCCCGGTGAGAAAAGGTATTCCTTTGCATTTGTATGCGCCGAGGCAGTGGAGGCGGCGTTATCCATTATACAGGAATTATCCCTGCCCACAAAATTGGTGCTCCTGGGAGCGCTCCAGGAAATATCCTCCTTCAAGAATATCCCTATTATCAGTATGCCCGCCTATGCCCTGCCCATTGCCAATGTGGTTAACGAAAAAACAGATACCCCCTATCATACAGAAACCATTGTACGGTTTACTGCCCCTGACGCCCGGCTCCTCATTGTTGATGATATTGTTACCAACCTGAATGTAGCTAAGGGGCTTCTGAGTGTATATCAGATCGATATCACCACCGTAACAAGCGGAAGGGAAGCGGTAGATTTGATAAAGAACAACCGCTATGATATGATACTGATGGACCACATGATGCCCGAAATGGACGGCATTGAAGCGACTGCAGCAATCCGGGCCTGGGAAGCCGAACAAAAGGAGTCGGTGGAGTTTGATCCGCAGGATCAAACTCCCAAGGAACAGGCAAAGCCTGTTCCCATCATCGTTCTTACCGCAAACGCAGTAACCGGGATGAGGGAGATGTTTTTATCCAAGGGCTTTAATGACTACCTCTCCAAGCCTATTGAGATATCCAAACTTGACGGGATGATGGCAAAATGGATACCCCTTGAAAAGCAGATAAAACCAAAGCCCGGAACCGATTCTGAACGAACTATGGAAACCACGGGTATAAAAATTGACGGGGTGGATACTGCCAGGGGCCTGGCCATGACCGGCGGGACTGAGGCGGGGTACCGAAAGGTGCTGGCCTCCTTCCGTAAGGATGCCCTGGAACGGCTGCCCGGACTGGAACGTGTTCCCAATGAGCAGGAACTCTCCCTTTTTACCACCAATGTACATGCCCTCAAGAGCGCTGCCGCCACCATCGGCGCTGCCGGGGTATCAGAGGAAGCCGCGGAACTGGAGGCGGCGGGGAAGGCAGGGGATCTGACCCGTATCGAAGAAGGGCTTCCTCCGTTCTACTGGAATCTGAAAGATCTGGCGGAACAGATAGTATCAGTGCTGGATGACAAGGTCGACGCTGAAACTGATTCCGATAGCGATATTTCCCAGTACCTTCCCCTGTTCACGAAGCTAAAGGAAGCTCTGGAACAAGAGCATCCCGGGCTTATCCGCAGTATCCTTACGGAACTTGAGCAAAAACCCTTTAACGACAAAACGAAAAAACATATCGATGGTATTTCAAATTCAGTCCTGATGACTGAATTTGAAGAGGCCTTAGTAACAATAAATAAACTGATTAACGACCTGAGTTAA